TCAACGTTGTGGTAGCCCGCTCGGTGCTTGAAAAGCTGGGTAACAGCGTGGAGGTCGCAATGACGGGTGAAGAAGCTCTGGCGATGTTTGACCCCGATGAATTTGACCTTGTGCTGCTGGATATTCAGTTGCCGGATATGACCGGTCTGGATGTCGCCCGGGAAATCCATCAGCGTCATGGCAGACAGCATCTGCCGCCGCTGGTGGCACTGACGGCCAATGTGCTTAAAGACAAGAAAGAGTATCTGGATGCCGGCATGGATGATGTGCTCAGTAAACCGCTGGCTGTGCCAGCCCTGACAGCGATCATCAAAAAGTACTGGGATTTTCAGCAGGAGACGGAGGAGAGCAAAATGGATGAGGAAAAACTGGGATTACTGGATGTCACCATGCTCGAGCAATACATCGAACTGGTTGGTCCCCAGCTTATCTATCAGAGTCTGGATATGTTCGAGCAGATGATGCCGGGTTACCTTGAGGTGCTTGATTCGAACATGATGGCCCGCGATCAGAAAGGCATTGCGGAAGAGGGGCATAAAATAAAAGGCGCTGCGGGATCGGTTGGCCTGGTGCATCTTCAGTATCTGGCGAAACAGATTCAAAGTCCGGAGCTGCCAGCCTGGTGGGACAACGTTCAGGAATGGATCGACGAGTTGAAACATGAATGGCGGAATGATGTGAACGTGTTACGGGAATGGGTTACGGACGCTGGAAAAAAATGACCCCGACCGAGGCCGGGGTGCGCGAATACTGCGCCAACACCAGGGAAAAAGGTAACCTGCGCTATTCTGAGAAGAAGAGTTTAAAAGCACAGGCGCGGTATTGGGTAAAACGCTCAGGAACTACATTAGCAAATCCTACATCACATGTTACCAGATTCATTAAAATGTGTGATGTTGAGCAGCGATTTCAGATAGAAAACATTAATTTGATAACACAGTCAAGCTGGAAATGAATAATCGCGTTAATATGATGCTTATTTGACCAATTGTGAGGATTTTGAGCACTGCGGCCTTGACCTGCTGTCATCGTCAGCTGTTGAGGCCGCTAGCAGCAATGCTAATTGAAAATCCGGCATTATTAAAAACTTTAACTGATTGTATAACAACTTATTTTTCTGAGATTGGCGTCTCGCATGCAAATCCTCTTATCAGGGATGGAGTAAAAGCATTTTTGCAAGTTTTCTCCTATCGATTCCCAGAATTTGATAATTGGATGTTGCTGGATAATCTTGTGTTCCTGTCCGGTTTCTGTAGAGATTATTCCGCCTTATGGCACTTATCAGAGACGGGTAAGGTAAATTTTGCAAAAGCTTACGCGCGAAATTTATAAGCAACGCGAAACAATTAGTTTAGACGTCATTTGGCACTTTCGCTTTCATTTAACCCTGTTTTACAAGTCGGTTTTCTTATGGAACCGATTCCGGACGCGCGGAAGTGGTTGAAGGGAATAGTACATTTGGGAATTTTAAGCATTTTTACGTCTAAAAGTACCATTTTTTTATTACTGGCTGGCTGGAAGTTATCCCTGAGAGTTAAGAACAGTGAGTAATCATCCCATTACAGGAATTGATAAGATAGTCATGGATATTAATGTATGAAACAGCGTAATAAAAAGGGTTTGAAACGTATCAGGGGATGGGCGTTGCGCGCGGTTTTAACCCTGGCTGGCGTCTGGATTGCCGGCATTTTACTGTTCTCGTTCCTGCCGGTTCCTTTTTCTGCAGTCATGGCTGAACGACAGCTTTCGGCATGGTTTCACGGTGATTTCACTTATGTCGCTCATTCAGACTGGGTAGGAATGGATGAGATTTCTCCCTGGATGCCACTGGCAGTCATGGCATCTGAAGACCAGAAGTTTCCCACTCACTGGGGGTTTGACGTTCAGGCCATTCAGTCGGTACTGGATAACGAGGAAGGGGGGCGGATCAGAGGCGCCTCGACGCTTTCGCAGCAGACAGCCAAGAACGTATTCTTATGGGATGGCAGAAGCTGGGTGAGAAAAGGGCTGGAAGCGGGTCTGACCGTGGGAATTGAAACGGTCTGGACTAAAAGGCGTATCCTGACGGTCTACCTGAACGTGGCTGAATTCGGTGAAGGTGTGTTTGGGGTGGAGGAAGCTTCGCAGCGCTATTTCCATAAACCGGCAAGCCGGTTAACGATGTCAGAAGCCGCCCTGCTTGCTGCTGTACTGCCTAATCCCATCCGGTTTAAAGCCAGTGCGCCATCGGGGTATATCCGTCAGCGTCAGCAATGGATAATGCGCCAGATGCGCCAGCTTGGGGGAGAGGGGTTTCTGCGGGAACATAAGCTGAGGTAGGCACTGTCAGGCCCGGCAGTACAGTGCCGGGCCTGAGCCAAACTGGCGTTTAAAACATATTAAATTATTAAACGCTCAATCTTCGTCGAAACCAGCGTTAAACAGCTCAATAACTGCGTTTAATGCCTGCACTTCCTGCAGGCCGGTAGCTTCAATTTCGATGTGGCCGCCTTTGGCCGAATCCAGCATCAGCAGTGCAATAACACTGCTGGCTT
This genomic window from Erwinia sp. E_sp_B01_1 contains:
- the mtgA gene encoding monofunctional biosynthetic peptidoglycan transglycosylase — translated: MKQRNKKGLKRIRGWALRAVLTLAGVWIAGILLFSFLPVPFSAVMAERQLSAWFHGDFTYVAHSDWVGMDEISPWMPLAVMASEDQKFPTHWGFDVQAIQSVLDNEEGGRIRGASTLSQQTAKNVFLWDGRSWVRKGLEAGLTVGIETVWTKRRILTVYLNVAEFGEGVFGVEEASQRYFHKPASRLTMSEAALLAAVLPNPIRFKASAPSGYIRQRQQWIMRQMRQLGGEGFLREHKLR
- the npr gene encoding PTS phosphocarrier protein NPr encodes the protein MTVRQTVEIKNRLGMHARPAMKLFELVQSFDAEVLLRNESGTEAEASSVIALLMLDSAKGGHIEIEATGLQEVQALNAVIELFNAGFDED